A single genomic interval of Spirochaetota bacterium harbors:
- the flgF gene encoding flagellar basal-body rod protein FlgF yields MLRGIYTGATGMIAQQARMDVVANNLANVDQTGFKKDLTLFKAFPDMLIRRINDDGLGITPAGSYDTMPLVGKLGTGVEVNEVYTQFDQGSLQRTENNFDIALEGKGFFTVNTERGERYTRDGAFTISQEGVIVTHTGYPLMGENGPIRVQENNFIINERGEVLVNANMSLDPRDPVSMASNDWAQPVVIDRLKLADFENVRELKKEGGTLYRETEFSGPALPPGEIKVIQGFLEKSNVSAIREMVDMIEVQRSYEANQKTIHTHDQTLGKLINEIIR; encoded by the coding sequence ATGCTCCGAGGAATCTACACCGGCGCCACGGGAATGATCGCCCAGCAGGCGCGCATGGACGTCGTCGCGAACAACCTGGCCAATGTCGACCAGACCGGCTTCAAGAAGGATCTCACGCTCTTCAAGGCCTTCCCGGACATGCTCATTCGGCGCATCAACGATGACGGCCTCGGCATCACGCCCGCCGGCTCGTACGACACCATGCCCCTTGTGGGAAAGCTCGGCACCGGGGTCGAGGTCAACGAGGTGTACACCCAGTTCGACCAGGGCTCGCTGCAGCGCACCGAGAACAATTTCGACATAGCACTCGAAGGCAAAGGCTTTTTCACGGTGAACACCGAGCGCGGCGAGCGCTATACGCGCGACGGGGCGTTCACCATCAGCCAGGAAGGCGTCATCGTCACCCACACGGGCTATCCCCTCATGGGGGAAAACGGGCCCATCCGGGTGCAGGAAAATAATTTCATCATAAACGAGCGGGGAGAGGTGCTCGTCAACGCGAACATGTCGCTCGATCCGCGCGATCCGGTGAGCATGGCGAGCAACGATTGGGCCCAGCCCGTCGTGATCGACCGGCTTAAGCTCGCCGATTTCGAAAACGTCCGCGAGCTTAAAAAAGAAGGCGGTACCCTGTACCGGGAGACGGAGTTCTCCGGCCCGGCGCTCCCTCCTGGTGAGATCAAGGTAATTCAGGGTTTTCTGGAAAAATCGAACGTGAGCGCTATTCGCGAGATGGTGGACATGATCGAGGTCCAGCGAAGCTACGAAGCCAACCAGAAGACCATCCACACCCACGACCAGACGCTCGGCAAGCTGATTAACGAAATAATCCGCTAA
- a CDS encoding twin-arginine translocase TatA/TatE family subunit: MPGIWELVIIVLILVILFGGTKAMGTIKNLGREVYDIKKKLDDINDIKKGKF; this comes from the coding sequence ATGCCCGGAATATGGGAACTCGTCATCATCGTGCTCATCCTCGTAATCCTCTTCGGGGGAACGAAGGCCATGGGCACCATCAAAAACCTCGGCAGGGAGGTTTACGACATCAAAAAGAAGCTCGACGACATCAACGACATCAAGAAAGGAAAATTTTAG
- the murA gene encoding UDP-N-acetylglucosamine 1-carboxyvinyltransferase produces MDIYRIRGGRKLKGEVPVSGAKNAALPIIVASLLAEGETVLKNVPNLMDVKTIIKVIEYLGARCEFDTARNTLKINVNSLRNAEVPYDLVKTMRASVYVMGPLLARCGEADVSLPGGCAIGERPIDIHLSGFEAMGAKIDIDHGYIKARAARLAGAQFPMRQVSVGATANLMMGAVLARGATVLENCAMEPDIVDLGNFLIKMGAKIKGLGTERIVIEGVKKLTPAGYTVMPDRIEAGTYLLAGAITRGDVTVTKSAPGDIEALTTTLGEIGYIIDKTKDTVRIRPGKSQRGTIVRTLPHPGFPTDLQAPMMALMTTLPGISVIIETIFENRFTHVGELRRMGADVTLEGNVAVVKGVKRLTSATVMMSDLRAGAALVLAALAAENGTEIRRIYHSDRGYEKLSEKLSPLGADIIREEGGKP; encoded by the coding sequence ATGGATATATACCGGATACGCGGCGGCAGAAAACTCAAGGGCGAGGTGCCCGTTTCGGGCGCCAAGAACGCGGCGCTCCCGATCATCGTCGCGAGCCTTCTGGCCGAAGGAGAGACGGTGCTTAAAAACGTGCCGAACCTCATGGACGTCAAGACCATTATAAAGGTCATCGAGTACCTCGGGGCCAGGTGCGAATTCGACACCGCGCGGAACACGCTGAAAATAAACGTCAACTCCCTTCGCAACGCCGAGGTGCCCTACGACCTCGTAAAGACCATGCGGGCATCGGTGTATGTGATGGGGCCGCTGCTCGCGCGCTGCGGCGAGGCGGACGTGTCACTCCCCGGCGGCTGCGCAATCGGCGAGCGGCCGATAGACATCCACCTCTCCGGCTTCGAGGCCATGGGCGCGAAGATCGACATCGACCACGGCTACATCAAGGCGCGTGCCGCGCGTCTGGCCGGGGCCCAGTTTCCCATGCGGCAGGTCTCGGTGGGCGCCACCGCGAACCTCATGATGGGCGCGGTGCTCGCCAGGGGCGCCACCGTGCTCGAAAACTGCGCCATGGAGCCGGACATCGTCGACCTCGGGAACTTCCTTATAAAGATGGGCGCGAAGATAAAGGGGCTCGGCACCGAGCGCATCGTTATCGAGGGGGTCAAAAAACTCACTCCCGCAGGCTACACGGTGATGCCCGACCGGATTGAGGCCGGCACGTATCTACTGGCAGGGGCGATCACGCGGGGCGACGTCACCGTCACGAAGTCGGCACCGGGCGATATCGAGGCGCTCACGACGACCCTTGGCGAAATAGGCTATATCATCGACAAAACGAAAGACACCGTGCGGATACGTCCCGGGAAAAGCCAGAGGGGCACCATCGTGCGCACGCTGCCCCATCCCGGCTTCCCCACCGACCTCCAGGCACCCATGATGGCGCTCATGACCACCCTGCCGGGAATCAGCGTCATTATCGAGACCATCTTCGAGAACCGCTTTACGCACGTCGGCGAGCTCCGCCGCATGGGAGCGGACGTTACCCTCGAGGGCAACGTCGCCGTCGTAAAGGGCGTAAAACGGCTCACCTCGGCCACGGTCATGATGTCCGACCTGCGCGCCGGGGCGGCGCTCGTGCTCGCGGCGCTGGCCGCCGAGAACGGCACCGAGATCCGGCGCATCTATCACTCGGACCGCGGCTACGAAAAATTATCTGAAAAGTTATCCCCGCTGGGTGCCGATATTATCAGGGAGGAAGGAGGAAAGCCCTGA
- the nifS gene encoding cysteine desulfurase NifS: MNRTVYLDNNATTMVDPEVLEEMLPFLKERYGNPSSMHDFGGDVARDLERARMRVAELLGAENDYEIVFTGCGTESDNLAILGTLAYFRDRRHIITSKVEHPAVLNLYRKLEREGYRASYVPVDRDGKLDMEFLKKSLGDDTALVSIMHANNETGVIFPVEEIGRLCRERGVPYHIDGVQAAGKIPIDVKKIQCDLYSISGHKFHAPKGMGVLYIRRGTRIRPLMYGGHQERGRRPGTENVPGIVAMGKAAELALQNLPAEERVRALRDRLESGILARFSNVQLNGAKDARVPNTTNVGFEYIEGEAILLYLNEKGIAASSGSACSSGSLEPSHVLRAMGVPFTAAHGSIRFSLSRFTTGEEVDYTISALPEIIDRLLEISPFWDSATKQCRPVTI, from the coding sequence ATGAACAGAACGGTGTATCTCGACAACAACGCGACCACGATGGTGGACCCGGAGGTCCTCGAAGAAATGCTTCCGTTTCTCAAAGAGCGTTACGGCAACCCCTCCAGCATGCACGACTTCGGCGGCGACGTGGCGCGCGACCTGGAGCGCGCGCGAATGCGGGTGGCGGAGCTTCTGGGCGCCGAAAACGATTACGAGATCGTCTTTACCGGCTGCGGCACCGAGTCCGACAATTTGGCCATCCTGGGAACGCTCGCCTATTTCCGGGACCGGCGCCACATCATCACCTCCAAGGTCGAGCACCCGGCCGTGCTGAACCTCTACCGCAAGCTTGAACGGGAGGGCTACCGCGCGAGCTACGTTCCGGTGGACCGCGACGGCAAGCTCGATATGGAATTTTTAAAGAAGTCGCTGGGCGATGACACGGCGCTCGTTTCCATCATGCACGCGAACAACGAGACGGGCGTCATCTTCCCCGTGGAGGAGATCGGTCGGCTCTGTCGCGAACGGGGAGTGCCCTATCACATAGACGGGGTGCAGGCCGCGGGGAAGATCCCGATCGACGTGAAGAAAATCCAGTGCGACCTTTATTCGATTTCAGGGCATAAATTCCACGCCCCAAAGGGGATGGGCGTGCTGTATATCCGGCGCGGCACCCGTATCCGGCCGCTCATGTACGGCGGACACCAGGAGCGCGGAAGGCGCCCCGGCACGGAGAACGTACCCGGAATCGTCGCCATGGGCAAGGCCGCCGAGCTTGCGCTCCAAAACCTGCCCGCGGAAGAAAGGGTGCGCGCGCTTCGCGACAGGCTTGAAAGCGGCATCCTCGCTCGCTTCTCGAACGTGCAGCTTAACGGCGCGAAGGACGCTCGCGTGCCCAATACCACGAACGTCGGTTTCGAGTACATCGAAGGGGAGGCGATCCTCCTGTACCTCAATGAAAAGGGGATCGCGGCGTCGTCGGGGTCGGCGTGCTCTTCGGGCTCGCTCGAACCCTCGCACGTGCTGCGCGCCATGGGGGTCCCTTTTACGGCGGCGCACGGCTCCATCCGCTTCTCGCTCAGCCGGTTTACGACCGGGGAAGAGGTTGATTACACGATTTCGGCGCTTCCGGAGATCATCGACCGGCTGCTGGAGATTTCGCCGTTCTGGGACAGCGCGACAAAACAGTGCCGGCCGGTGACGATTTAG
- a CDS encoding peptide chain release factor 3, translated as MTNGIENEIGSRRTLAIISHPDAGKTTLTEKLLLYGGAIELAGSVTAKKKQRETSSDWMELEKKRGISISSTVLQFEYRGYRFNLLDTPGHKDFSEDTYRVLAAVDAVIMVIDAGKGIESQTIKLFEICKKRGIPIFTFINKLDRPAMPPLDLLDQIEKVLGMHAYPVSWPLESGVFFKGVYDRIGREVHLYEKVPGGAYKSPVSVHDLADPLVKNILSEPSYRQIIEEIEMLDVAHGGFDTAEVHGGRTTPVFFGSASNNFGVEHLLKGFLEYSKEPLPRKAGDVTVPLEGPVFSAFVFKIQTNMNSQHRDRMVFARVCSGKFLRDMSVFNTRSGKEVRISNSHNVFGRERETANEAFAGDIIGFVTNADFRIGDTLSTDPLLRFNEIPRFAPECFAYIQNISSSGYKSFRKGLDHLLAEDIVQSFFLKNHPGNLPLLGAVGPLQFEVLQYRLGDEYGVESKLEMKQWSVTRWLGDLQGTDNPDISLPHGCAQGADDRGRPVILFPDVWSMQYFMGNNPALRLHDSPVHSTEPN; from the coding sequence ATGACCAACGGCATTGAAAACGAAATCGGATCGAGGCGTACCCTCGCCATCATCTCCCATCCGGACGCGGGCAAAACGACACTCACCGAGAAGCTCTTGCTTTACGGCGGCGCGATCGAGCTGGCGGGTTCGGTGACCGCGAAGAAAAAGCAGCGGGAAACGTCCTCCGACTGGATGGAACTGGAGAAGAAACGGGGCATCTCGATATCCTCCACCGTTTTACAATTCGAATACAGGGGATACAGGTTTAATCTTCTCGACACCCCCGGACACAAGGATTTTTCCGAGGACACCTACAGGGTGCTTGCGGCGGTTGACGCGGTTATAATGGTGATCGACGCGGGCAAGGGCATTGAAAGCCAGACGATCAAGCTCTTCGAGATCTGTAAAAAACGCGGCATTCCCATTTTTACGTTCATCAACAAGCTGGACCGTCCCGCCATGCCTCCCCTCGATCTGCTCGACCAGATCGAAAAGGTGCTCGGCATGCACGCCTACCCGGTAAGCTGGCCGCTTGAGAGCGGCGTTTTCTTCAAGGGCGTATACGACAGGATCGGCAGGGAGGTCCACCTCTACGAAAAGGTCCCCGGCGGCGCGTATAAATCGCCCGTTTCCGTGCACGACCTCGCGGACCCGCTCGTAAAAAACATACTCAGTGAACCGTCGTACAGACAGATAATCGAAGAGATCGAAATGCTCGACGTGGCCCACGGAGGCTTCGACACGGCCGAGGTGCACGGGGGAAGGACGACGCCGGTTTTTTTCGGCAGCGCCTCCAATAATTTCGGCGTCGAGCATCTGCTGAAAGGGTTTCTGGAATATTCGAAAGAGCCCCTGCCCCGGAAGGCGGGCGATGTCACCGTACCGCTCGAGGGCCCTGTCTTCTCCGCGTTCGTGTTCAAGATACAGACCAACATGAACTCCCAGCACAGGGACAGGATGGTTTTCGCCAGGGTGTGTTCCGGAAAATTCCTTCGGGACATGAGCGTTTTCAATACGCGCAGCGGCAAAGAAGTACGTATCTCTAATTCCCATAACGTGTTCGGGCGGGAACGGGAAACCGCCAACGAGGCCTTCGCGGGCGACATTATCGGATTCGTCACCAATGCGGACTTCCGAATCGGCGACACTCTCAGCACGGACCCGCTCCTGCGTTTTAACGAAATCCCCCGGTTCGCGCCGGAGTGTTTCGCGTACATTCAAAACATTTCATCTTCCGGCTACAAGTCGTTTCGAAAGGGGCTCGATCACCTCCTGGCCGAGGACATCGTTCAATCCTTTTTTCTTAAAAACCACCCAGGCAACCTCCCGCTGCTTGGAGCGGTCGGCCCTCTTCAGTTCGAGGTATTGCAATACAGGCTCGGGGATGAATACGGTGTCGAATCGAAACTCGAAATGAAGCAATGGAGCGTTACGCGATGGCTCGGGGACCTGCAGGGGACGGACAATCCCGACATTTCGCTTCCCCACGGCTGCGCGCAGGGGGCGGACGACCGGGGCAGGCCCGTCATCCTCTTCCCCGACGTCTGGTCGATGCAGTATTTCATGGGGAATAATCCCGCACTCAGGCTGCACGATTCGCCGGTGCATTCCACCGAACCCAATTAA
- a CDS encoding cold-shock protein: MAEGVVKWFNDQKGFGFITSNTGGDVFVHHSSIIGDGFKSLSEGEKVQFEIEKGEKGLRAVSVRVI, encoded by the coding sequence ATGGCAGAAGGCGTAGTAAAATGGTTTAATGACCAGAAGGGCTTCGGATTCATTACGAGCAACACCGGCGGCGACGTGTTCGTCCACCACTCAAGCATCATCGGCGATGGCTTTAAGAGCCTTTCAGAAGGCGAAAAAGTGCAGTTCGAAATCGAAAAAGGCGAAAAAGGGCTCAGGGCTGTCTCAGTACGCGTTATATAA
- the nifU gene encoding Fe-S cluster assembly protein NifU, translated as MWDYTDKVKDLYKHPKNVGTIDNADAVGEVGSIVCGDALTLYLKIEDNIIKDAKFQTFGCGSAIASSSALTEMIIGRTVEEAEKITNRDIADYLGGLPEQKMHCSVMGREALEKALADWRGEEVAPHEETEGDVICQCFGVTDPLIRKVIRENNLKTVEDVTNYTKAGGACGSCIPKIEDILNEELKKQPASAGAEVKKEKLPLSNIKRMQLVEETISDVVRPILQKDGGNIELVDIDGKKVMVALRGACANCLVSDVTLKNLVQEKLREFVEDDIEVIEVR; from the coding sequence ATGTGGGATTACACCGATAAAGTCAAGGACCTGTATAAACATCCCAAAAACGTCGGCACCATCGATAACGCCGATGCGGTGGGCGAGGTGGGGAGCATTGTATGCGGCGACGCGCTGACGCTTTACCTGAAAATAGAAGACAACATCATTAAAGACGCGAAGTTTCAGACCTTCGGCTGCGGAAGCGCCATCGCTTCGTCGTCGGCGCTCACCGAGATGATCATAGGAAGGACCGTCGAGGAGGCCGAAAAGATCACCAACCGCGACATTGCCGATTACCTGGGAGGGCTCCCCGAGCAGAAGATGCACTGCTCGGTCATGGGGCGCGAGGCGCTCGAGAAGGCGCTGGCCGACTGGAGGGGCGAGGAGGTCGCACCGCACGAGGAGACCGAAGGCGATGTGATCTGCCAGTGCTTCGGCGTCACCGACCCGCTCATCCGCAAGGTGATCCGCGAGAACAATCTCAAGACGGTCGAGGACGTCACCAACTACACCAAGGCAGGCGGCGCCTGCGGCTCGTGTATACCCAAAATAGAAGACATCCTGAACGAGGAGCTTAAAAAACAGCCCGCCTCCGCCGGCGCCGAAGTGAAGAAGGAAAAGCTCCCGCTCTCGAACATAAAGCGCATGCAGCTCGTCGAGGAGACCATCAGCGACGTGGTGCGGCCCATTTTACAGAAAGACGGCGGGAACATCGAACTCGTCGATATCGACGGCAAGAAGGTGATGGTGGCGCTCCGCGGGGCGTGCGCCAACTGCCTGGTGTCCGACGTCACGTTGAAAAACCTGGTGCAGGAAAAGCTGCGCGAGTTCGTCGAGGACGACATTGAAGTTATAGAGGTGCGATAG